A part of Aegilops tauschii subsp. strangulata cultivar AL8/78 chromosome 2, Aet v6.0, whole genome shotgun sequence genomic DNA contains:
- the LOC109758997 gene encoding wall-associated receptor kinase-like 8 isoform X1, whose translation MGLFSSSPFQKAKLCTSIAALTLQLIVATLAAPIALPGCPEVCGSIAVPYPFGLRQGCFRAGFNLTCDDTHQPPKLLVGDGAEVVDISLTDGTVRIHSKMVSIWLNTSSNQSDGMWSAGLTDEAPLRVSIGHNRFVAMGCNVLASLFASFGDYLSVCAVYCADGPGVSDTSCSGVGCCQTPIARLDFPSYDLQFGALNRRTGDSLGYGAVFIADQEWLTGEGPMLQLNYFDNPHKIVDSTLIPTVLEWSLHVGYDGQLYWGWDDFDLYEHRGSISVNCFIVADGLYIQKARCNCSKGYEGNPYIANGCQDIDECQRPDIYPCHGTCINVPGTYRCLAKKGITSLPDIDECQRPDIYPCHGTCINVPGTYRCLAKKGITSLPGLITVIAISAGSGILFALLGIAKITNKLKQRRAKKLRQKFFKKNHGLLLQQLISSNKDIAERTRIFSLEELEQATNKFDQNRILGGGGHGTVYKGILSDQHVVAIKKAKIVVQREIDQFINEVVILSQTNHRNVVNLFGCCLETEVPLLVYEFISNGTLSFHLHGQSEKPLSWKDRLKIALETARAIAYLHSAASISVYHRDIKCANILLTDTLTAKVSDFGASRSIAIDETGILTAVQGTYGYLDPEYYYTSRLTEKSDVYSFGVILADLLTRVTPVFSSHSSESTSLASHFVSLIRDNRFLDILDTQIVEEGGAEDAEVVARLTEACLRLKGEERPTMRQVETTLEDVQNLKVNLSSHITRENQNAINDQSYKGSKGSEGTRLYSLEKEFNQSSEIPR comes from the exons ATGGGGCTGTTCTCCTCTTCTCCTTTCCAAAAAGCAAAGTTATGCACCAGTATTGCAGCATTAACACTCCAGCTTATAGTGGCAACATTAGCAGCTCCAATAGCCTTGCCTGGTTGCCCGGAGGTATGTGGCAGCATAGCTGTCCCCTACCCTTTCGGCCTCCGGCAAGGGTGCTTCCGCGCGGGCTTCAACCTCACGTGCGACGATACGCACCAGCCACCGAAGCTGTTGGTGGGTGATGGCGCGGAAGTGGTTGATATTTCTCTCACGGATGGTACGGTGCGGATCCACAGCAAGATGGTGAGTATCTGGCTGAACACAAGCTCTAATCAATCAGATGGCATGTGGTCCGCTGGCCTGACGGATGAGGCCCCCCTGAGAGTGTCCATCGGTCACAACCGGTTCGTTGCTATGGGATGCAATGTCTTAGCCAGCCTCTTTGCCTCTTTTGGCGACTATCTTAGTGTCTGTGCCGTGTATTGTGCTGACGGACCGGGGGTGAGCGACACCTCATGTTCTGGTGTTGGCTGCTGCCAGACACCCATCGCACGGCTAGATTTCCCGTCCTATGACCTCCAGTTTGGTGCTTTGAACCGGAGAACCGGTGATTCGTTGGGATATGGAGCGGTGTTCATAGCTGACCAAGAGTGGTTGACCGGAGAGGGGCCCATGCTGCAGTTGAATTACTTTGACAACCCACATAAGATTGTTGATTCCACGTTGATTCCAACGGTGCTAGAATGGTCGCTTCATGTGGGATATGATGGGCAGTTGTACTGGGGATGGGATGACTTTGACTTATATGAACACAGGGGATCCATAAGTGTAAACTGCTTCATAGTCGCAGATGGTCTTTATATCCAAAAGGCACGGTGCAACTGCTCCAAAGGATACGAGGGCAACCCTTACATCGCAAATGGATGCCAAG ATATTGATGAGTGCCAACGGCCAGATATTTATCCATGCCATGGAACCTGCATCAATGTGCCGGGGACGTACCGATGCCTTGCAAAGAAAGGTATCACGAGCCTCCCAG ATATTGATGAGTGCCAACGGCCAGATATTTATCCATGCCATGGAACATGCATCAATGTGCCGGGGACGTACCGATGCCTTGCAAAGAAAGGTATCACGAGCCTCCCAG GTCTGATTACTGTAATTGCAATTAGTGCTGGTTCTGGCATACTGTTTGCACTTCTGGGTATTGCCAAAATCACCAATAAACTCAAGCAACGAAGAGCCAAGAAGTTGAGACAAAAGTTCTTCAAGAAAAATCATGGATTGCTTCTGCAACAGCTAATCTCTTCAAACAAAGACATAGCAGAAAGAACGAGGATTTTCAGCTTGGAAGAGCTGGAGCAAGCAACCAACAAATTTGACCAGAATCGCATCCTTGGTGGCGGTGGCCATGGCACTGTCTACAAAGGCATCTTATCTGATCAACATGTGGTGGCCATCAAGAAGGCTAAAATTGTAGTTCAAAGGGAAATCGACCAGTTCATAAATGAGGTTGTCATACTTTCACAGACAAACCATAGGAATGTGGTGAATCTTTTTGGTTGCTGCCTCGAGACAGAAGTTCCTCTACTTGTTTACGAGTTTATATCAAATGGAACTCTCTCATTTCATCTCCATGGCCAAAGTGAGAAGCCTTTGTCATGGAAAGATAGATTGAAAATTGCATTGGAGACTGCAAGGGCTATTGCATATCTGCACTCTGCTGCTTCCATATCAGTATACCATAGAGATATCAAATGCGCAAATATATTGCTTACTGATACTttaacagcaaaagtatcagattTTGGAGCTTCAAGGTCAATTGCAATAGATGAGACAGGAATACTTACAGCCGTCCAAGGAACTTATGGTTACCTTGATCCTGAATACTACTATACCAGTCGACTCACGGAGAAGAGCGATGTTTACAGCTTTGGTGTTATCCTAGCAGACCTACTGACGAGGGTGACACCAGTTTTTTCTTCTCATTCGTCGGAAAGCACAAGCCTTGCATCACATTTCGTGTCACTTATAAGGGACAATCGATTCTTAGATATTCTAGATACACAAATTGTTGAGGAGGGAGGGGCCGAAGATGCTGAGGTGGTTGCAAGACTCACAGAAGCATGCTTACGTTTAAAAGGTGAAGAAAGGCCTACAATGAGACAAGTGGAGACAACACTTGAAGATGTGCAGAACTTAAAGGTCAATCTCAGTTCTCATATCACAAGAGAGAACCAGAATGCTATAAATGATCAGTCATACAAGGGAAGCAAAGGTAGCGAAGGAACTAGGCTGTACAGCTTGGAAAAAGAGTTCAACCAATCATCTGAAATTCCAAGATGA
- the LOC109758997 gene encoding wall-associated receptor kinase-like 8 isoform X2 translates to MGLFSSSPFQKAKLCTSIAALTLQLIVATLAAPIALPGCPEVCGSIAVPYPFGLRQGCFRAGFNLTCDDTHQPPKLLVGDGAEVVDISLTDGTVRIHSKMVSIWLNTSSNQSDGMWSAGLTDEAPLRVSIGHNRFVAMGCNVLASLFASFGDYLSVCAVYCADGPGVSDTSCSGVGCCQTPIARLDFPSYDLQFGALNRRTGDSLGYGAVFIADQEWLTGEGPMLQLNYFDNPHKIVDSTLIPTVLEWSLHVGYDGQLYWGWDDFDLYEHRGSISVNCFIVADGLYIQKARCNCSKGYEGNPYIANGCQDIDECQRPDIYPCHGTCINVPGTYRCLAKKGITSLPGLITVIAISAGSGILFALLGIAKITNKLKQRRAKKLRQKFFKKNHGLLLQQLISSNKDIAERTRIFSLEELEQATNKFDQNRILGGGGHGTVYKGILSDQHVVAIKKAKIVVQREIDQFINEVVILSQTNHRNVVNLFGCCLETEVPLLVYEFISNGTLSFHLHGQSEKPLSWKDRLKIALETARAIAYLHSAASISVYHRDIKCANILLTDTLTAKVSDFGASRSIAIDETGILTAVQGTYGYLDPEYYYTSRLTEKSDVYSFGVILADLLTRVTPVFSSHSSESTSLASHFVSLIRDNRFLDILDTQIVEEGGAEDAEVVARLTEACLRLKGEERPTMRQVETTLEDVQNLKVNLSSHITRENQNAINDQSYKGSKGSEGTRLYSLEKEFNQSSEIPR, encoded by the exons ATGGGGCTGTTCTCCTCTTCTCCTTTCCAAAAAGCAAAGTTATGCACCAGTATTGCAGCATTAACACTCCAGCTTATAGTGGCAACATTAGCAGCTCCAATAGCCTTGCCTGGTTGCCCGGAGGTATGTGGCAGCATAGCTGTCCCCTACCCTTTCGGCCTCCGGCAAGGGTGCTTCCGCGCGGGCTTCAACCTCACGTGCGACGATACGCACCAGCCACCGAAGCTGTTGGTGGGTGATGGCGCGGAAGTGGTTGATATTTCTCTCACGGATGGTACGGTGCGGATCCACAGCAAGATGGTGAGTATCTGGCTGAACACAAGCTCTAATCAATCAGATGGCATGTGGTCCGCTGGCCTGACGGATGAGGCCCCCCTGAGAGTGTCCATCGGTCACAACCGGTTCGTTGCTATGGGATGCAATGTCTTAGCCAGCCTCTTTGCCTCTTTTGGCGACTATCTTAGTGTCTGTGCCGTGTATTGTGCTGACGGACCGGGGGTGAGCGACACCTCATGTTCTGGTGTTGGCTGCTGCCAGACACCCATCGCACGGCTAGATTTCCCGTCCTATGACCTCCAGTTTGGTGCTTTGAACCGGAGAACCGGTGATTCGTTGGGATATGGAGCGGTGTTCATAGCTGACCAAGAGTGGTTGACCGGAGAGGGGCCCATGCTGCAGTTGAATTACTTTGACAACCCACATAAGATTGTTGATTCCACGTTGATTCCAACGGTGCTAGAATGGTCGCTTCATGTGGGATATGATGGGCAGTTGTACTGGGGATGGGATGACTTTGACTTATATGAACACAGGGGATCCATAAGTGTAAACTGCTTCATAGTCGCAGATGGTCTTTATATCCAAAAGGCACGGTGCAACTGCTCCAAAGGATACGAGGGCAACCCTTACATCGCAAATGGATGCCAAG ATATTGATGAGTGCCAACGGCCAGATATTTATCCATGCCATGGAACCTGCATCAATGTGCCGGGGACGTACCGATGCCTTGCAAAGAAAGGTATCACGAGCCTCCCAG GTCTGATTACTGTAATTGCAATTAGTGCTGGTTCTGGCATACTGTTTGCACTTCTGGGTATTGCCAAAATCACCAATAAACTCAAGCAACGAAGAGCCAAGAAGTTGAGACAAAAGTTCTTCAAGAAAAATCATGGATTGCTTCTGCAACAGCTAATCTCTTCAAACAAAGACATAGCAGAAAGAACGAGGATTTTCAGCTTGGAAGAGCTGGAGCAAGCAACCAACAAATTTGACCAGAATCGCATCCTTGGTGGCGGTGGCCATGGCACTGTCTACAAAGGCATCTTATCTGATCAACATGTGGTGGCCATCAAGAAGGCTAAAATTGTAGTTCAAAGGGAAATCGACCAGTTCATAAATGAGGTTGTCATACTTTCACAGACAAACCATAGGAATGTGGTGAATCTTTTTGGTTGCTGCCTCGAGACAGAAGTTCCTCTACTTGTTTACGAGTTTATATCAAATGGAACTCTCTCATTTCATCTCCATGGCCAAAGTGAGAAGCCTTTGTCATGGAAAGATAGATTGAAAATTGCATTGGAGACTGCAAGGGCTATTGCATATCTGCACTCTGCTGCTTCCATATCAGTATACCATAGAGATATCAAATGCGCAAATATATTGCTTACTGATACTttaacagcaaaagtatcagattTTGGAGCTTCAAGGTCAATTGCAATAGATGAGACAGGAATACTTACAGCCGTCCAAGGAACTTATGGTTACCTTGATCCTGAATACTACTATACCAGTCGACTCACGGAGAAGAGCGATGTTTACAGCTTTGGTGTTATCCTAGCAGACCTACTGACGAGGGTGACACCAGTTTTTTCTTCTCATTCGTCGGAAAGCACAAGCCTTGCATCACATTTCGTGTCACTTATAAGGGACAATCGATTCTTAGATATTCTAGATACACAAATTGTTGAGGAGGGAGGGGCCGAAGATGCTGAGGTGGTTGCAAGACTCACAGAAGCATGCTTACGTTTAAAAGGTGAAGAAAGGCCTACAATGAGACAAGTGGAGACAACACTTGAAGATGTGCAGAACTTAAAGGTCAATCTCAGTTCTCATATCACAAGAGAGAACCAGAATGCTATAAATGATCAGTCATACAAGGGAAGCAAAGGTAGCGAAGGAACTAGGCTGTACAGCTTGGAAAAAGAGTTCAACCAATCATCTGAAATTCCAAGATGA